One part of the Arabidopsis thaliana chromosome 1 sequence genome encodes these proteins:
- the PHS1 gene encoding poor homologous synapsis 1 (POOR HOMOLOGOUS SYNAPSIS 1 (PHS1); BEST Arabidopsis thaliana protein match is: unknown protein (TAIR:AT1G10717.1); Has 43 Blast hits to 42 proteins in 8 species: Archae - 0; Bacteria - 0; Metazoa - 0; Fungi - 0; Plants - 43; Viruses - 0; Other Eukaryotes - 0 (source: NCBI BLink).), translating to MAGSLTASNRRRNAEDSSEIYRWTIGFARFVHYPSSPSPHPVLKPLGKREQYHSPHGTWLSASSSTVSLHIVDELNRSDVILSVKLGQKVLEEHYISKLNFTWPQMSCVSGFPSRGSRAIFVTYMDSANQIQKFALRFSTCDAALEFVEALKEKIKGLKEASTQNQKNKTRCDVSFQSDYNPSDAIIPRATQKEPNMVRPLNSYVPEMLPRIVYEAQYQKSETRSEVSFQSDYNPSIEIFPRATEEEPNMVRFFDSSVPEVLPRPEYEAGQALYPSQSTLNQIPSLPPSFTTLLSGCFPDSTLDAGQTTVKQNPDLKSQILKYMEDSSFQDMLQKVERIIDEIGGNWIT from the exons ATGGCGGGATCTCTAACAGCATCAAACCGCCGTAGAAACGCGGAGGATTCTTCAGAAATTTACCGGTGGACGATCGGTTTTGCTCGGTTTGTTCACTAtccatcttctccttctccgcATCCAGTTCTGAAACCTCTCGGAAAGAGAGAGCAGTATCATTCGCCCCACGGAACCTGGCTGTCGGCGTCTTCTTCGACGGTTTCTCTCCACATTGTCGACGAATTGAACCGATCCGATGTGATTCTATCCGTCAAACTCGGCCAGAAAGTCCTT GAAGAACACTACATTTCAAAGCTGAACTTCACATGGCCTCAGATGTCATGCGTTTCTGGGTTTCCATCTCGTGGTAGTCGAGCGATTTTCGTTACCTATATGGATTCTGCTAACCAG ATCCAGAAATTTGCTTTAAGGTTTTCCACTTGTGATGCAGCGTTGGAGTTTGTGGAAGCTCTTAAG GAGAAGATTAAGGGTTTAAAGGAAGCTTCGACTCAgaaccagaaaaataaaactaggtGTGATGTTTCTTTCCAGTCAGATTACAACCCTTCAGATGCGATTATCCCCAG AGCCACTCAGAAAGAGCCAAATATGGTTAGACCTCTTAATAGTTATGTTCCTGAAATGCTACCAAGAATTGTGTATGAAGCTCAGTACCAGAAAAGTGAAACTAGGTCCGAGGTTTCTTTCCAGTCAGATTACAACCCTTCAATTGAGATTTTCCCCAG AGCCACTGAGGAAGAGCCAAATATGGTTAGATTTTTTGATAGTTCTGTTCCTGAAGTGCTACCAAGACCTGAGTATGAAGCTGGACAAGCCTTATACCCATCACAATCCACGCTAAATCAAATCCCAAGTCTTCCTCCGAGTTTCACAACCTTACTCTCTGGCTGCTTCCCCGACTCCACTCTAG ATGCAGGCCAAACAACTGTGAAGCAGAATCCTGATCTAAAGTCGCAGATACTG AAGTACATGGAAGATTCTTCATTTCAAG ATATGCTGCAGAAAGTAGAGAGAATTATCGACGAAATTGGAGGTAACTGGATTACCTGA
- a CDS encoding BSD domain-containing protein (BSD domain-containing protein; CONTAINS InterPro DOMAIN/s: BSD (InterPro:IPR005607); BEST Arabidopsis thaliana protein match is: BSD domain-containing protein (TAIR:AT3G49800.1); Has 1569 Blast hits to 1461 proteins in 180 species: Archae - 0; Bacteria - 14; Metazoa - 740; Fungi - 179; Plants - 264; Viruses - 21; Other Eukaryotes - 351 (source: NCBI BLink).), whose translation MFSNFLESLYDGIGDDDAADDDEDNNNDEKTPKASTERHDFSRNAVRLSPEEEAQARGVKDDLTELGHTLTRQFRGVANFLAPLPDGSSSSSSDLSNHPRFNQSRSSDPGLNQSRSSDRDESCVGSDTPETGIRFRSWDLEEKLAEGNDPEDEEEEEEETDEEEEEEEEIAAVALTDEVLAFARNIAMHPETWLDFPLDPDEDLDDLEMSDAQRGHALAIERLAPRLAALRIELCPCHMSVGYFWKVYFVLLLSRLNKHDAHLLSSPQVMEARALWMKELQNQTHSSKESRDMILEEEDITPSTSNYYNHAPPEFLSPRIYAFEPPSIMYRDFEHGFENAQFIDKAVIEEKPIQKNDKNSASLSQTSKDVVDDDDDDWPEEEDSANSWAPMFTVNEDDVSFSDLEGDDDISSLALKSKITSKGTDQKGT comes from the exons atgttttcgaattttttggAAAGCTTATACGATGGAATCGGAGACGATGACGCCGCCGACGACGACgaagacaacaacaacgacGAGAAAACCCCGAAAGCCTCAACGGAAAGACACGATTTCTCGAGAAACGCCGTTCGTTTGTCACCGGAAGAGGAGGCTCAAGCGCGTGGGGTTAAAGATGATTTGACGGAACTTGGTCATACCCTCACGCGTCAATTTCGTGGTGTGGCTAACTTTCTCGCTCCGTTACCTgatggatcttcttcttcttcctccgatcTATCGAACCATCCCAGGTTTAACCAATCTCGGTCTTCAGATCCTGGATTGAATCAATCGCGTTCTTCAGATCGGGACGAATCGTGTGTTGGAAGTGATACGCCGGAGACTGGAATTAGGTTTAGGAGCTGggatttagaagaaaaattggCAGAAGGCAATGATCCggaggatgaggaagaagaagaagaggaaacagatgaagaagaagaagaagaagaagagatcgcTGCGGTTGCTCTTACAGACGAAGTGCTAGCATTTGCGAGGAACATAGCAATGCATCCAGAAACTTGGTTGGATTTTCCTCTTGATCCTGACGAAGATCTTGATG ATTTGGAAATGAGTGATGCTCAAAGAGGTCATGCTTTAGCTATTGAGCGTCTTGCTCCGAGGTTAGCTGCATTGAGAATAGAGCTTTGTCCATGTCATATGAGTGTTGGTTACTTCTGGAAAGtctattttgttcttcttctttcaaggCTCAATAAACACGATGCTCATCTTTTGTCTTCTCCACAG GTGATGGAAGCTAGAGCATTGTGGATGAAAGAGCTTCAGAATCAGACACATTCTTCAAAAGAAAGTAGAGATATGAttcttgaggaagaagatattaCACCATCAACTTCTAATTACTACAACCATGCTCCTCCTGAGTTTCTTTCTCCAAGAATATATGCTTTTGAACCTCCTTCGATTATGTATCGCGATTTTGAACACGGGTTTGAAAACGCTCAGTTCATCGATAAAGCTGTTATTGAGGAAAAACCAATCCAGAAGAACGACAAAAATAGTGCAAGCCTTAGCCAAACATCTAaagatgttgttgatgatgatgatgatgattggccagaagaagaagattctgcTAATTCTTGGGCTCCAATGTTTACAGTGAATGAGGATGATGTTTCTTTCAGTGATCTTGAAGGAGACGACGATATAAGTAGCTTAGCACTCAAGTCTAAGATTACATCAAAGGGCACAGACCAAAAAGGAACATGA
- the PRS3 gene encoding phosphoribosyl pyrophosphate (PRPP) synthase 3 has product MAAISPANATTAASLSLPQFSSTSSSLSSSSSPSFLNFKTASVSNRCIKCGVRSLENHSGHRSLDFLSNGDPISLINPNSSSPITMAAATSESGSKSSKRVCLFHSDETRDLAERIVAKSDCIELRSINWKKFDDGFPNLFIQNAQGIRGQHVAFLASFSSPAVIFEQLSVIYALPKLFVSSFTLVLPFFPTGTSERMEDEGDVATAFTLARILSNIPTSRGGPTSLVTFDIHALQERFYFGDTILPCFESGIPLLKSRLQSLPDSDNISIAFPDDGAWKRFHKQLQHYPTDLVSWI; this is encoded by the exons ATGGCGGCTATTTCTCCGGCGAATGCAACCACCGCTGCTTCACTCTCCCTGCCTCAATTTAGCTCAACTTCTTCCtcgttatcttcttcttcgtctccatCGTTTCTTAATTTCAAAACTGCTTCAGTCAGTAATCGCTGCATCAAGTGCGGAGTCAGAAGCTTAGAGAACCACTCTGGTCACCGGAGCCTCGATTTCTTATCCAATGGGGATCCGATCAGCCTAATTAATCCGAATTCATCGTCTCCTATAACCATGGCCGCGGCGACGTCGGAATCCGGTTCGAAGAGCTCTAAGCGCGTCTGTCTCTTCCACAGCGACGAGACTAGAGATCTCGCCGAGAGAATCGTCGCAAAATCTGATTGCATTGAGCTACGAAGCATCAATTGGAA GAAATTTGATGATGGATTCCCTAATTTGTTCATACAAAATGCTCAAGGCATTCGTGGGCAGCATGTTGCTTTCTTGGCTTCATTCAGTTCACCTGCTGTGATCTTCGAGCAGCTTTCGGTTATTTATGCTCTGCCtaagctttttgtttcttcgtttACACTTGTTCTTCCATTCTTTCCTACTGGAACTTCTGAGAGAATGGAAGACGAAGGAGATGTGGCCACTGCTTTTACTCTCGCTAGGATACTCTCTAATATTCCGACTTCGAGAGGAGGACCGACTAGCCTAGTGACCTTCGATATACATGCCTTGCAG GAAAGATTCTACTTTGGTGATACTATACTTCCATGCTTTGAAAGTGGTATACCATTGCTCAAGAGCAGACTCCAGAGTCTACCTGATTCTGATAAC ATATCTATTGCATTCCCAGATGATGGAGCATGGAAGCGTTTCCACAAGCAACTCCAACATTATCCAACG GATTTAGTAAGCTGGATTTAA
- a CDS encoding EMBRYO SURROUNDING FACTOR-like protein (LOCATED IN: endomembrane system; BEST Arabidopsis thaliana protein match is: Maternally expressed gene (MEG) family protein (TAIR:AT1G27135.1); Has 38 Blast hits to 38 proteins in 2 species: Archae - 0; Bacteria - 0; Metazoa - 0; Fungi - 0; Plants - 38; Viruses - 0; Other Eukaryotes - 0 (source: NCBI BLink).), with protein sequence MKSSHTTLICIIMLSLFALHECEKMEVKEIGRSSKIILPACMHETCSGGFSLKNDCWCCLRLKTKQARCWKEKEFPNAKELCFANCPPLE encoded by the exons ATGAAATCATCACATACAACTTTAATCTGTATAATCATGCTCTCCCTCTTTGCTCTGCATGAAT GTGAGAAGATGGAGGTGAAAGAGATAGGGAGATCGAGCAAAATCATTTTACCAGCGTGTATGCATGAGACTTGCTCCGGTGGTTTCTCACTGAAAAATGATTGTTGGTGCTGCTTGCGacttaaaactaaacaagctcgttgttggaaagaaaaagaatttcCCAACGCTAAGGAGCTTTGTTTCGCCAATTGTCCCCCTCTTGAATAA
- the PRS3 gene encoding phosphoribosyl pyrophosphate (PRPP) synthase 3 (phosphoribosyl pyrophosphate (PRPP) synthase 3 (PRS3); FUNCTIONS IN: magnesium ion binding, ribose phosphate diphosphokinase activity; INVOLVED IN: nucleotide biosynthetic process, nucleoside metabolic process; LOCATED IN: chloroplast; EXPRESSED IN: 23 plant structures; EXPRESSED DURING: 15 growth stages; CONTAINS InterPro DOMAIN/s: Phosphoribosyltransferase (InterPro:IPR000836), Phosphoribosyl pyrophosphokinase (InterPro:IPR005946); BEST Arabidopsis thaliana protein match is: Phosphoribosyltransferase family protein (TAIR:AT2G42910.1); Has 9536 Blast hits to 9535 proteins in 2732 species: Archae - 207; Bacteria - 5887; Metazoa - 527; Fungi - 344; Plants - 201; Viruses - 8; Other Eukaryotes - 2362 (source: NCBI BLink).), producing MAAISPANATTAASLSLPQFSSTSSSLSSSSSPSFLNFKTASVSNRCIKCGVRSLENHSGHRSLDFLSNGDPISLINPNSSSPITMAAATSESGSKSSKRVCLFHSDETRDLAERIVAKSDCIELRSINWKKFDDGFPNLFIQNAQGIRGQHVAFLASFSSPAVIFEQLSVIYALPKLFVSSFTLVLPFFPTGTSERMEDEGDVATAFTLARILSNIPTSRGGPTSLVTFDIHALQERFYFGDTILPCFESGIPLLKSRLQSLPDSDNISIAFPDDGAWKRFHKQLQHYPTIVCNKVRMGDKRIVRIKEGDAEGRHVVIVDDLVQSGGTLIECQKVLAAHGAAKISAYVTHGIFPRSSWKRFKLDTKGDPAEGLSYFWITDSCGMTVKEVMNKPPFEVLSLAGSIASALQV from the exons ATGGCGGCTATTTCTCCGGCGAATGCAACCACCGCTGCTTCACTCTCCCTGCCTCAATTTAGCTCAACTTCTTCCtcgttatcttcttcttcgtctccatCGTTTCTTAATTTCAAAACTGCTTCAGTCAGTAATCGCTGCATCAAGTGCGGAGTCAGAAGCTTAGAGAACCACTCTGGTCACCGGAGCCTCGATTTCTTATCCAATGGGGATCCGATCAGCCTAATTAATCCGAATTCATCGTCTCCTATAACCATGGCCGCGGCGACGTCGGAATCCGGTTCGAAGAGCTCTAAGCGCGTCTGTCTCTTCCACAGCGACGAGACTAGAGATCTCGCCGAGAGAATCGTCGCAAAATCTGATTGCATTGAGCTACGAAGCATCAATTGGAA GAAATTTGATGATGGATTCCCTAATTTGTTCATACAAAATGCTCAAGGCATTCGTGGGCAGCATGTTGCTTTCTTGGCTTCATTCAGTTCACCTGCTGTGATCTTCGAGCAGCTTTCGGTTATTTATGCTCTGCCtaagctttttgtttcttcgtttACACTTGTTCTTCCATTCTTTCCTACTGGAACTTCTGAGAGAATGGAAGACGAAGGAGATGTGGCCACTGCTTTTACTCTCGCTAGGATACTCTCTAATATTCCGACTTCGAGAGGAGGACCGACTAGCCTAGTGACCTTCGATATACATGCCTTGCAG GAAAGATTCTACTTTGGTGATACTATACTTCCATGCTTTGAAAGTGGTATACCATTGCTCAAGAGCAGACTCCAGAGTCTACCTGATTCTGATAAC ATATCTATTGCATTCCCAGATGATGGAGCATGGAAGCGTTTCCACAAGCAACTCCAACATTATCCAACG ATTGTTTGCAACAAAGTAAGAATGGGAGACAAACGAATAGTGCGTATCAAAGAGGGAGACGCTGAAGGAAGGCACGTCGTGATTGTTGATGATTTGGTTCAGTCGGGTGGCACATTAATCGAATGCCAG AAAGTCTTAGCTGCACATGGAGCAGCGAAGATAAGCGCATATGTAACACACGGGATCTTCCCCAGGAGTTCATGGAAACGTTTCAAGCTTGACACCAAAG GTGATCCCGCGGAAGGTCTGAGCTATTTCTGGATCACAGACTCGTGTGGGATGACTGTGAAAGAGGTGATGAATAAACCTCCTTTTGAAGTTCTTAGCCTGGCTGGCTCCATAGCTTCTGCTCTTCAAGTTTAA
- the PHS1 gene encoding poor homologous synapsis 1 (POOR HOMOLOGOUS SYNAPSIS 1 (PHS1); FUNCTIONS IN: molecular_function unknown; INVOLVED IN: zygotene, synapsis, leptotene; LOCATED IN: cytoplasm; EXPRESSED IN: 11 plant structures; EXPRESSED DURING: 6 growth stages; Has 27 Blast hits to 26 proteins in 8 species: Archae - 0; Bacteria - 0; Metazoa - 0; Fungi - 0; Plants - 27; Viruses - 0; Other Eukaryotes - 0 (source: NCBI BLink).), giving the protein MAGSLTASNRRRNAEDSSEIYRWTIGFARFVHYPSSPSPHPVLKPLGKREQYHSPHGTWLSASSSTVSLHIVDELNRSDVILSVKLGQKVLEEHYISKLNFTWPQMSCVSGFPSRGSRAIFVTYMDSANQIQKFALRFSTCDAALEFVEALKEKIKGLKEASTQNQKNKTRCDVSFQSDYNPSIEIFPRATEEEPNMVRFFDSSVPEVLPRPEYEAGQALYPSQSTLNQIPSLPPSFTTLLSGCFPDSTLDAGQTTVKQNPDLKSQILKYMEDSSFQDMLQKVERIIDEIGGNWIT; this is encoded by the exons ATGGCGGGATCTCTAACAGCATCAAACCGCCGTAGAAACGCGGAGGATTCTTCAGAAATTTACCGGTGGACGATCGGTTTTGCTCGGTTTGTTCACTAtccatcttctccttctccgcATCCAGTTCTGAAACCTCTCGGAAAGAGAGAGCAGTATCATTCGCCCCACGGAACCTGGCTGTCGGCGTCTTCTTCGACGGTTTCTCTCCACATTGTCGACGAATTGAACCGATCCGATGTGATTCTATCCGTCAAACTCGGCCAGAAAGTCCTT GAAGAACACTACATTTCAAAGCTGAACTTCACATGGCCTCAGATGTCATGCGTTTCTGGGTTTCCATCTCGTGGTAGTCGAGCGATTTTCGTTACCTATATGGATTCTGCTAACCAG ATCCAGAAATTTGCTTTAAGGTTTTCCACTTGTGATGCAGCGTTGGAGTTTGTGGAAGCTCTTAAG GAGAAGATTAAGGGTTTAAAGGAAGCTTCGACTCAgaaccagaaaaataaaactaggtGTGAT GTTTCTTTCCAGTCAGATTACAACCCTTCAATTGAGATTTTCCCCAG AGCCACTGAGGAAGAGCCAAATATGGTTAGATTTTTTGATAGTTCTGTTCCTGAAGTGCTACCAAGACCTGAGTATGAAGCTGGACAAGCCTTATACCCATCACAATCCACGCTAAATCAAATCCCAAGTCTTCCTCCGAGTTTCACAACCTTACTCTCTGGCTGCTTCCCCGACTCCACTCTAG ATGCAGGCCAAACAACTGTGAAGCAGAATCCTGATCTAAAGTCGCAGATACTG AAGTACATGGAAGATTCTTCATTTCAAG ATATGCTGCAGAAAGTAGAGAGAATTATCGACGAAATTGGAGGTAACTGGATTACCTGA
- a CDS encoding EMBRYO SURROUNDING FACTOR-like protein: MKSHIAIICIIMLSFFSMHEYRCVGSTIGRSSKIYIPLCFHNNCIHPFKDDCWCCLAAGTKKDWCWLEKDFPDAKELCMKTCTRKI; this comes from the exons ATGAAATCGCATATAGCTATAATCTGCATAATCAtgctctccttcttctccatgcATGAAT ATCGATGTGTAGGTAGCACGATAGGGAGATCGAGCAAAATCTATATACCATTGTGTTTTCACAACAATTGCATCCACCCATTTAAAGATGATTGTTGGTGTTGTCTCGCAGCTGGAACTAAAAAAGATTGGTGTTGGCTAGAAAAAGATTTTCCCGACGCCAAAGAGCTTTGTATGAAAACATGTACAAGAAAGATTTGA
- a CDS encoding cyclin-dependent kinase inhibitor (unknown protein; BEST Arabidopsis thaliana protein match is: unknown protein (TAIR:AT1G60783.1); Has 59 Blast hits to 59 proteins in 9 species: Archae - 0; Bacteria - 0; Metazoa - 0; Fungi - 0; Plants - 59; Viruses - 0; Other Eukaryotes - 0 (source: NCBI BLink).): MGYSGKPHHQLDGEIRESTDGKKWVIAGIPSRSPLKQINLSPGVTVTETEEQDQCPTTPTAVSVRIPRVPPCPAAPKKRKPSLKCSYVTVTRDYFSPPDLETVFIQRASY, translated from the coding sequence ATGGGATATTCCGGCAAACCTCACCACCAACTCGACGGCGAGATACGAGAATCCACCGACGGTAAAAAATGGGTCATCGCCGGAATTCCCTCACGTTCCCCTCTCAAGCAGATTAACCTATCTCCCGGCGTCACAGTTACCGAAACAGAGGAGCAAGATCAGTGTCCTACGACCCCTACGGCGGTTTCCGTCAGAATTCCAAGGGTCCCGCCGTGTCCAGCGGCGCCAAAGAAGCGTAAACCGTCGTTGAAGTGCAGTTACGTCACCGTCACTAGAGATTACTTCTCTCCGCCGGACCTAGAAACCGTTTTCATTCAAAGAGCTAGTTATTAA